The stretch of DNA TGTACTCTTTCATTTGCATCAAAGTTCATCTTATTTCACAAAAGCCCCTCTGTGTGTTTGGCACCATATTCCTTTCATTAGTTCTCGTCGATTCCAACAACCACGCATTCAGTTTGCTTCAAATTTCAGTTCAAGAATCCTGTCGTCCAGTTCAAATTTGTAAGTTCAGTTTCTCTTCCTTGTCTGAGTGGGTTCTGGCCTCTGGGTAATCTTTCATCCTCATCTAAAGTTCACTTATGAGACACAAAATGAAGGGTTTGTGAAGTTGAGGGATTGTTGGAAATGGGTTCGCGATGAAACTGGTTTTGATGCGTTTTGGAGTGTGCGATGAGAGTGGGGTTTGCTTTGGTTGGAAATAGAGTGGGTGATGGTGCTTAGTGAGTTAGATTGGGTATGGATTTGAAGGTGATTTTGGTAGATTGGAGGAACGTGAAGTGGTGGGGTTGGGTTCAAATTGAAAGCTAGTTGATGTTGAGTTCcagattttttcagcttttgTTTAGGAGGTAGTGATTTTTGATTTTCGGAGAGAGAAAAGTCAGGtggaagataaataaatatggggagatattgtaaatattaaaagataggaggatattattgatagttagagaaaaaattggaaatgaataaaaaagattataaaatataatatttaaatgatataaagaaaaaatagataagctgatgtatggtatattgtaaaagttagtatgtaaaatagaaaaagtaaattttaatgatgtatttttaagaataagataaaaaaagcCATTGAAGTGCTCTTGTATTACATGCACTGATGCACACATCTCGACACAGTAAAAAGGTCCTACTTGTGGGGTGCAATTCAATGAGAAAAAAGGACAGCAACAACCAGCTTTATGGAAGGGCCACCGATGGTGAGGGACTGGAGGATTAAGGATATGCTCACCATTTGGTCCATTTCTATCAGTGCGTTGAGAACATGCACGTAAAGACAGAGTATCATGTGAATAAGTCACTTGATCATATTTTTACAAAGCCTCTCAAATATGATCATACATTTTAGAAGTTGAGGATGATGATCCGTGTTGGAAAGATCATGTCAAGTTTAAGGGAGAGTGTTGAAAATTTAAACTCGACTTTATTGCTGAATCTGAAAGGTTACTTTCGATCAGAATTTGAAAGGGATCCAAATTTTGCTTATCAATTGGATTtttattgagaaaattataGCTAATTAAGAAATAAGTGTGTATTTTATTAGCATGTGGTTGTTTTTATTAGCATgtgtttctctttcttttcgtGTTTTGTCCAACATCCATACCATCAAACAAAATGCATTCAATTAGTGGCcgactaatttaattaaaggaaaaatctatttatcatttattttctaatcaacctttcatcatcttataatgGACCCAAGTCCTCCGAAGACAGGtctttctttttactttataaCAGCATACATGCAGCACTCATTTTTCCACATCTGATCTCAATCGCGTCTAACCATTTCCTACTCAATTTTCCAATCATCCTCTCAAACATGTTCTATCAGTTTCCCATGACGACATGCAAGAAACTAGCCGAATCACCTGGCCTCACCTCTATTCCTTCCCTTTACACGTACACCACAAATCCCAAAGATCAAGCAATTTCAGAAGACCCGGAAGACCCAATCCCCGTCATTGATTTCTCTTTACTCACCTCAGGCACTCCTCATCAACAGTCTCAAGCCATCCAAGAGCTTGGCAAGGCCTGCAAGGACTGGGGCTTCTTCCTGGTAAAATATCAATCAATTTTtaactatttcttttctttaccaGTGTAGATACATGTGTAGTTGGCGCATGCGTGCTCATAAGTTTGAAAACTTGTCTCAGCTGATCAACCATGGCGTACCGGAGAGGCAAATGGAGGCAGTGATAGAGGGTATTAGAGGTTTCTTCGATCTGACAGaggaggaaaagagagaattcGAGGGAAAAAACTTCTTGGACCCGATCAGGTGCGGAACCAGCTTCAATACATCATTGGATAATGTTTTCTTCTGGAGGGATGTACTCAAAATCCTTTTAAATCCTGATCATGAGTTTCAGTTCCCCTACAAACCTGCTGGATTCaggtatttaatttatatatattggtttaGCAATTAGTTACTGAATGTGCTTAATTCTTCATTATAACTGATAATACAATGCTAGTGATCTGTCTAGATCTTCAAAGGTGGATCATAAAGTTTCTGTGATCACCTTGACCTAAACAAATAAAGTACTTTATACGtatcatctatacaccacaattaatttaataaaaaaaaaatcatgcataatataatatgtgatgTAAAGATAATGAAATCGTTTTGTCTTCTTTGATGATTTGTCTGTTTAGAAACAGTTGTCTACACGTCCAAGTACTGCTGAGCATGCAATAATAGATTACGTACTCATGTTCAGAATGGCCAGTAGTTGTCTAATCATAATTGCCATGATCATGTTGAGTGAGTACGTATTTCCTACGTAGTAGGTACTAGGTATCATTAGTATCGGCCGATGCGATACAATGATGTTCCTATATATTAGTTGACATATTAATCCTGAatgataaaattagataaagaataattaatattaatttctgTAAAATGAATTCTAATATTAGTTAATTTGTTGCTGTTGTTGCAGGGAGGTTTCATTGGATTACTGCAAAAGAATCCGGGAAGTGGCAAGGGAATTACTCAAAGCAATATCAATGAGCTTGGGATTGGAACCCTGCTACATCGAAAAGGCCACGAATCTGGAATCGGGTTTACAACTCTTCGTTGCAAACCTTTACCCTCCCTGTCCACAGCCAGAACTTGCGATGGGTTTGCCACCACATTCGGACCACGGCCTCTTGACTCTTCTCATGCAGAATGGAATTGATGGCCTCCAAACACAGCACAATGGGAATTGGGTCAATGTCAATGCCATTCCCAACTCCTTTCTAGTCAATATTGCCGATCAGCTCGAGGTTTAAAGCTTCTTTATTCTTAATTTCACCATTCATAATCAGCAAGTACTGATACTTCATAATCACTTAAATggaaaagataataaaatttaaggtgaaaaataccattttttcttaatcgaatatatatatactgccGTATATTCTAATTTCTACacaatgatgttttatttttgtattagaTTTTGAGTAATGGGAAGTACAAGAGTAACGTGCATCGAGCAGTGGTGAACAGCAATGCTACGAGGATATCACTCGGCATTGGGAACGGGCCTTCATTGGAGACGATGATCAAGCCAGCACCTGAGTTGGAAAGCAAGGAGCAGGCAGCAGCATACATTGGGATGAAATACAAAGACTACATGGAACTTCAACAAAGCAACCAACTTGATGGGAAATCCTGCTTGGATCGTGTTCGAGctttcaattaattaatgaatgcTGTCGTATTGTAGTTagttgttaagatataaaataaataataaaatctactgcCGAGCTCAGATGCCAAACATGTAATccgattgagaaaaaaaaatagaaaatgaaatgagatgaaaattgaataaaatattaaaataataataataataataataataaaatctatatcttcCTACCGGTTTAAGTTTTGGGACAAATGATGATTTCACACAGAATTAGAGTAAAGATCCTGAGTTCAAACCCTGACTCTATActatatctcatttaattaaatattccatatGTTAGGCCTACCCATTAAGAGGGAGTCTGGCTTACAAGTGAGGagaagtgttaagatataaaataaataataaaatctacctctttctatcagtttaaacttttgaaacaaaTGGTAATTTCACGTTAGTTAATCAAGACACTAGCTGTTCATAATGAACGATACTCAACTATTTATGCTTTCAAGTGCTTTCGAATAATGCTTGTGTAGTTAGTTATTGGATCTTATCGGATCAAGCActtaaaaactacaaaaaaaaagttatcagtTTTGATAATCACCTTtttaaattataacaaaatttacAATGGAtccattttctatttaaaagataaaactatagctgaaaaatgaaaattttcaaaaaaaaaaggacaaaatatacatttgatattgagaaatgatagttgcattCGTGAATGCATAAGcgttttgtaattattttgaaaaagtgaataaatacgagatctacatgaaaaaaatttaattttttaataatgggtcatacttttttttaaagcgactgcATGATATTTGTGTATTCcacgactgtatataatattactctatgATGTTTAGGtattattttatagtttgactattcatatttttcttttcaaaagaaaaaatgaaaaagaagaaagagaagaatgaACGTTTGAAGCAATTAAAATCTCCGATTTCATTTTCAACAACCTTGTAACTCTTACAGAATATCACCATTACGCATTATGTATAGTCCACATCTATCCATCACACAGcgaatcaaattataaataaataaaaatagtacttGTGTCTATTCATGTAGAACTACGTACAACCCCACAGCTGTTCCCTTCAGTACTGTCCTTCACCCTCGAATTAGGTCCAAAAAAAATACCCTTCTTTCCCTTCCAACTAAGTCCTGCTCCCATCTAACTCATTCAGATTATTATTTGGGCATGTAACATGCTTGCATGAACACAAcactcttctttctcttttgttgTGAAACTTGCATGTTTTAAATGTTGCTACCTTCCCTTTTCATATAGAGAAGAaagttaaaataagatgattttagatgaaataagatgactGTTACTATCTTTACTTTCCATGTAGAGAAAGTAAAGAAGTTCTGATGAAAATTACAATCATGAATTGACGATGCAAAGCCTAAGGCGAAAAGGAAACCTCAacatgcagaaacaaaactgcAGAAGACAAATAGGTATAATGGTGGTGTAGAGTTTTGGCAttagaaaatcacaaaataatatagtgagttttttttttttttttttttggataagtcaGTTTGAGTTTCTTTAAGGGGgctcatatttttttctttaataaaatatatataattctccaAAACGCTTCTACCTATGATTGATGGTTAATCATTGAGTATTCTGCATCAATCATACAATATGGAAAACTCGTTTGTTGTGTTTGTATATCGATACTGTCCTTTAAAAACCACACCATAGGCAGCTGCCACAGAATGAAGGCGTGGTAACCATACTCTCAGCCACTAAAGCTATTAGGGGTCCCATCTTCCTTATCCCTATCACTGTTAGGTCGCAGAATTTTGTGTTATTTCTCTTTGTCCGTTCCTTTCATTCAATAGTCCCAGAGAGCACCTTCAGTACTGTTAAGGTTTGctatcataataataataataatatacactaaaatatatatgtgtgtcaGTGTCTGTGTATTATGACAGAAACATGAAATTAGAGGATGGTGGGCTAATAAACACCTAGAAGGGTACGTATGGGATCGAGCAATATAAGGAAAATGTTAGTGGAAATGTGGAATCTCTCAAACTTAACAattcatacattttaattttttaattgtttacttaatggttaaagaaatgattattagtaaaagaaaaatgataggaaTCTTACCCttagtgaaattatatatacttttcttttttttttttttaaggattaagaatgttaaaaaaatattttaaaaaaataaatttataactagtGGTACGCCGAGCACCATCTCCAATAtaatagaaagagaaatgatagttgcagtcatgagtGTGCAAACGCcatacaatcactttaaaaaaaataaataaatatgagactcatatgaaaagaaaattaattttttaatagtggatcttactcttttttaaaacgactgtacggtgcttgcgcactccacgactatgtgtaacattattcttttttctttacttaataattaagaaagtgattattagtatattaatatttatatatatattttttaaaaatattttaaaataataaaaaaaatatgaaaatgccAATTTCACGTCACTGGTGCTACTCGGGCGGAGTAAAAAGGACCTACTTCTGTGGTGCAATTCAATGAGGAAAAAGGACAGCAACAGCCAGCTTTATGAAAGGGCCGCCGATGGTGAAAGTCTGGATCAGGATTAAGGATATGCTCACCATTTGGTTCATTTCTATCAGTGCTCTAAAAAAACTGCCTTAATATAGCAAAAAGTTCAAGatttaccatttttttcaaaaaaagaaaagaaaaatggatctCCCAGTCAGAGTCAGGCCCCAACAAAAAATGTATTTCGCTTTATATGTAATTAAAAAGACGAAGGGGGAAAAGGCTTGAAATAGATCTCTCTCCAAGTTGCTTGAGTTAGCAGGGAGACAAACTCTCCTAATACGATGGAGACCCAAATACCAAAACTCTATTGACTCAAGACACATCTGCATTATTAACAGAGAATCATCTCTCAATGAAAGCACAATCTAGTTATTGCTGACAGACTGAATATTTATTGGTCTTTATGTGGTCAACTACTGGCTGGACTgaggtgccttttttttttttttttttttttttttttgtcaatccGAACTAAAAAGTGACCCTGATCATGGAAGTAATTCACTCActcggttttattttttgttagttgctcatagttttttgttttctatgaAGAGGTAAACATGGACGATTAATGCGCGCATACCAAAGCAAGTAATTATGATAACAAATCATTGGGGCTACATAGGCTTCAGTATTAAATACAAACTCATAAATCAATAAGAGTTGATTAAGGAGAGGTATTTCCACTGTAGAGCATCCAGATCCACTAGGATCATGGTCCTAGAACAGTACTGAATATCCCATTCTTTATACACAGAAATCTGAAATCCAAAGCTAAAGAGCAAAAACAGTGCCTACTACTCCCATTACTTTGTAAAGGGGCCATGAAATTCTGCTAGGAAGCGAAAATTCTGGACAATTCCAAGCTTACCGCGTgggatttttccatttttttttttttttttccatcagtCTTGTGTCTTTCTGGTTGTTCCGTCCTTGTTCTTGTGATCAGTTTTTAGTTCTCCTTCTGTTTTGGAGGCTCTTTCCTGATAAAATCCTGCTCAGTTTTCTTGATAATTTGTGTTTCCATCATGTGGGAATCAGAGAGCGAGTCAGCTGATGGCCGAGACTATGGGAATAGCGTTCTTACCTCAAGCAAGCATGGGGTCAAGACTGACGGATTTGAGCTAAGGGGCAAGTCTTGGTATGTATGAATGAAGACCGAGTCTATTTAATTACAGAGATGAGAACCAAAGTTAAAGATAGAGGTTTAGTTTCTTAATGCTagtaaataaatgtttttggaACAATTAGAAGGTCTAGAGATTGTGAGCATCAGGTAAATTAACCAATAATCTTGGTATATAGTTCATTCATCCACAATAATCTTGCTACAGTTTTTCTAGTATGCTATGAATTTTCCTCCATTCTGAAGCATGCAGTGGGTTTTTTCATTTATGTAGGTATGTCGATACTGATATTCCTAGTGATCTTCAAGTTCAAGTTGGGGATGTTTATTTCCACTTGCACAAGGTagctaattttttaatttttattttccttccgACCCAGATGTTTAAAATTATACTTCTTGTAGCTTTGAAAATGAAGCTTATTAGTGATAACGCATGTATTTAATTCGTGTCTCTCTTTtgattctctctttcttttgttggaTAAGTATCCCTTGCTTTCTCGGAGTGGAAAGGTGAACAGGATCCTATATGAATCAAGAAACCCGGAATTGAATAAGATTGTGCTGGATGAACTACCTGGTGGATCTGATGCTTTTGAGTTAGCAGCAAAATTCTGCTATGGAATTGCTGTTGATCTAACAGCAGCCAACATCTCTGGCCTGAGATGTGCTGCAGAGTACCTTGAAATGACAGAGGACTTGGAAGAAGGCAATCTTATATTCAAAACCGAAGCATTTCTAAGCTATGTTGTTTTATCTTCATGGAGAGACTCAATAGCAGTGTTGAAAAGCTGCGAGAAGCTCTCACCATGGGCAGAGAACCTTCAAATTGTGCGAAGGTGCAGCGAGTCTATTGCTTGGAAGGCTTGTGCCAATCCAAAAGGAATAAGATGGGCATATACTGGAAAGCCCCCAAAAGATTCCAGCCCAAAATGGAATGACATGGACTCCAGTCCCAGTAGAAATCAGCAGGTTCCTCCTGATTGGTGGTTTGAAGATGTTTCTCTCCTTAGGATTGATCACTTTGTCAGGGTCGTCACAGCAATTAAGGTTAAAGGAATGAAATTTGAACTGATTGGAGCTGCAATAATGCACTATGCAGCGAAATGGCTTCCAGGCCTGATAAGTGATGCAGCAGGGGCAGGAGACGAAGGAATTAGCAATGGCAGAAACATTAATACAGGTAGTATCAGCAGTAGTTGGAGGGGCGGGCTCCATATGATTGTGGCAGGAACTAAAGATGAGCTTTCTACTGTTCAGGCCAAAGATCAGCGGATGATCATCGAAAGCCTCATCAGTATAATTCCCCCACAGAAGGATAGTGTCTCATGCAGCTTCCTGCTTCGGCTGTTGAGAATGGCAAACATGTTGAAAGTGGCTCCTGCTTTGGTAACTGAATTGGAGAAACGAGTGGGAATGCAGTTTGAACAGGCTACATTGGCAGATCTTCTTATCCCTTCTTACGGTAAAAGTGAGACAATGTACGATGTGGATCTTGTTCAGAGACTTCTGGAGCATTTTCTAGTTCAAGAACAGATGGAAAGTTCAAGTCCGAGCAGACAATCCTTTTCTGACAAACACATGTATGAAGGTAGTCACAGGGTTGCTAATCCAAACGCCAAGATGAGAGTGGCAAGGCTTGTTGACAGTTATCTTACAGAGGTGTCCAGAGATAGAGACCTCTCCCTCACAAAGTTCCAGGTGCTGGCAGAAGCTTTGCCTGAATCTGCAAGGACCTGTGATGACGGACTTTACAGAGCAATTGATTCATACCTCAAGGTAATTCCTTATTTCTAAAGTTACTCTTGTAAgctaaaaaaaggaaaaaaagaaaaaaggaactGCTGGGTCGGTTGGTGAGccacccaaaaaacaaaaagaaaatatcccACAATAGAGAAGGTTCCTCATCTGTGAATTTTGTGCACAAATGAAGTTCCTTTTGCTTTGAACTGTATGACAGATGTGCATGCTTGATTAGTGTTATAGGTATGACTAAAGCACAAACTTTCCCGCTTCTTTGCAAAGTGGGAACAGATGAACTCCAAAATTCATTCGCATTGTTATATGCATGTAAGCGCGAGCATGCATTCAAATCTGCCTACCAGATCAGATTCACAATCATAGTTGAAGTCTTTAACATGGATTAGTGTTATAGCAAGAAATATGTTTTGTATGTATGCATCATCAAGATGCCAGTAATGCCATGCTTTTGCTTGTGACATGCATATTATGAGATCCATGAACATGTATGTATAGCATACCAAATTTATGTGTCCATGAAGTCTTTAACATGCAGAAGTGTTATAGCAAGAATATGTTTTGTATGTATGCATCATCAAGATGCCAGTAATGCCATGCTTTTACTTGTGACATGCATATTATGAGATCCATGAACATGTATGTATAGGATACCAAATTTAGTGAAATGAacataaaaactaataatagtacTTGCTATTATAATTCTGGTAGTCTAACAACGTAACAGGCCCATCCAATGCTTTCTGAGCATGAAAGGAAGCGACTTTGCCGTTTGATGGATTGCCAGAAGCTCTCgattgatgcatgcatgcatgctgcccAAAATGAAAGGCTTCCATTAAGAGTCGTGGTGCAAGTCCTCTTCTCTGAGCAGCTAAAGATAAGCAATACAATAGCCAACAGTTCCCTGAAAGAAGCTGGTGAATGTTACTACCAGCCATTGCTTTCAAACCGGAAATCACTACTTGAAGGGACTCCACAATCATTCCAAGAAGGATGGACAGCCGCCAAGAAAGACATTAACACTCTCAAGTTTGAGCTCGACAGCGTGAAAACCAAGTACAATGGGCTTCAAAATGACATGGAGAATCTGCAGAGACAGTTCGATAAATTGGTGAAGCAGAAACAGACGTCAGCATGGAGCAGTGGGTGGAAGAAACTAAGCAAATTTACGAAGATGACTGGCTTAGAAA from Juglans microcarpa x Juglans regia isolate MS1-56 chromosome 3S, Jm3101_v1.0, whole genome shotgun sequence encodes:
- the LOC121257549 gene encoding 2-oxoglutarate-dependent dioxygenase 19-like; amino-acid sequence: MFYQFPMTTCKKLAESPGLTSIPSLYTYTTNPKDQAISEDPEDPIPVIDFSLLTSGTPHQQSQAIQELGKACKDWGFFLLINHGVPERQMEAVIEGIRGFFDLTEEEKREFEGKNFLDPIRCGTSFNTSLDNVFFWRDVLKILLNPDHEFQFPYKPAGFREVSLDYCKRIREVARELLKAISMSLGLEPCYIEKATNLESGLQLFVANLYPPCPQPELAMGLPPHSDHGLLTLLMQNGIDGLQTQHNGNWVNVNAIPNSFLVNIADQLEILSNGKYKSNVHRAVVNSNATRISLGIGNGPSLETMIKPAPELESKEQAAAYIGMKYKDYMELQQSNQLDGKSCLDRVRAFN
- the LOC121258262 gene encoding root phototropism protein 3-like isoform X2 — its product is MWESESESADGRDYGNSVLTSSKHGVKTDGFELRGKSWYVDTDIPSDLQVQVGDVYFHLHKYPLLSRSGKVNRILYESRNPELNKIVLDELPGGSDAFELAAKFCYGIAVDLTAANISGLRCAAEYLEMTEDLEEGNLIFKTEAFLSYVVLSSWRDSIAVLKSCEKLSPWAENLQIVRRCSESIAWKACANPKGIRWAYTGKPPKDSSPKWNDMDSSPSRNQQVPPDWWFEDVSLLRIDHFVRVVTAIKVKGMKFELIGAAIMHYAAKWLPGLISDAAGAGDEGISNGRNINTGSISSSWRGGLHMIVAGTKDELSTVQAKDQRMIIESLISIIPPQKDSVSCSFLLRLLRMANMLKVAPALVTELEKRVGMQFEQATLADLLIPSYGKSETMYDVDLVQRLLEHFLVQEQMESSSPSRQSFSDKHMYEGSHRVANPNAKMRVARLVDSYLTEVSRDRDLSLTKFQVLAEALPESARTCDDGLYRAIDSYLKSNNVTGPSNAF
- the LOC121258262 gene encoding root phototropism protein 3-like isoform X1, with the translated sequence MWESESESADGRDYGNSVLTSSKHGVKTDGFELRGKSWYVDTDIPSDLQVQVGDVYFHLHKYPLLSRSGKVNRILYESRNPELNKIVLDELPGGSDAFELAAKFCYGIAVDLTAANISGLRCAAEYLEMTEDLEEGNLIFKTEAFLSYVVLSSWRDSIAVLKSCEKLSPWAENLQIVRRCSESIAWKACANPKGIRWAYTGKPPKDSSPKWNDMDSSPSRNQQVPPDWWFEDVSLLRIDHFVRVVTAIKVKGMKFELIGAAIMHYAAKWLPGLISDAAGAGDEGISNGRNINTGSISSSWRGGLHMIVAGTKDELSTVQAKDQRMIIESLISIIPPQKDSVSCSFLLRLLRMANMLKVAPALVTELEKRVGMQFEQATLADLLIPSYGKSETMYDVDLVQRLLEHFLVQEQMESSSPSRQSFSDKHMYEGSHRVANPNAKMRVARLVDSYLTEVSRDRDLSLTKFQVLAEALPESARTCDDGLYRAIDSYLKAHPMLSEHERKRLCRLMDCQKLSIDACMHAAQNERLPLRVVVQVLFSEQLKISNTIANSSLKEAGECYYQPLLSNRKSLLEGTPQSFQEGWTAAKKDINTLKFELDSVKTKYNGLQNDMENLQRQFDKLVKQKQTSAWSSGWKKLSKFTKMTGLENQNSGPQLNPAEQPRKTPRRWRNSIS